Proteins from a genomic interval of Heteronotia binoei isolate CCM8104 ecotype False Entrance Well chromosome 5, APGP_CSIRO_Hbin_v1, whole genome shotgun sequence:
- the LOC132571948 gene encoding gastrula zinc finger protein XlCGF8.2DB-like: protein MAFSEGGKEHLRNHAGEKPLECSVCGKRFSRNSDLQKHLRTHTGEKPFECLECGKKFSRSGNLQEHLRTHTGETPFQCSECGKRFSRSCTLHKHLRTHTGDKPFKCSECGKGFSQSDYLKNHLRTHTGEKLFECSECGKRFGRSGTLQNHLKTHTGEKPFECSECGKRFSQRSHLQNHLRTHTGEKPFECSECGKRFGRSGSLQNHLKTHTGEKPFECSECGKGFSQSSHLQNHLRTHTGEKLFECSECGKRFGRSGTLQNHLKTHTSKKPFECSKCGKGFCQSSHLQNHLRTYSGEKPLECSKSSNRFTQSDTLQNPLRTQTGENAFEHSDVKSDSISVAIFKSVEESTQMESR, encoded by the exons ATGGCATTCTCTGAAGGAGGAAAAG aGCATCTAAGAAACCATGCTGGGGAGAAGCCtcttgaatgctcagtgtgtgggaagagattcagtcgcaaTAGcgatcttcaaaaacatctaagaacccacacaggggagaaaccctttgaatgtttagagtgtgggaagaaattcagtcgcagtggcaatcttcaagagcatctaagaacacacacaggggagacgccttttcaatgctcagaatgtgggaagagattcagtcgcagtTGCACTCTTCATAAACAtttaagaactcacacaggggacaagccttttaaatgctctgagtgtggaaagggattcagtcaGAGTGACTATCTTAaaaatcatctaagaacccatacaggggagaagctttttgaatgctccgagtgtgggaagagatttggtCGCAGTGGTACTCTTCAGAATCAtctaaaaacccacacaggggagaagccttttgaatgctccgagtgtgggaaaagattcagtcagcGCAGCcatcttcaaaatcatctaagaacccatacaggggagaagccttttgaatgctccgagtgtgggaagagatttggtCGCAGTGGTagtcttcaaaatcatctaaaaacccacacaggtgaaaagccttttgaatgctctgagtgtgggaagggattcagtcagagcagccatcttcaaaatcatctaagaacccatacaggagagaagctttttgaatgctccgagtgtgggaagagatttggtCGGAGTGGTACTCTTCAGAATCATCTAAAAACCCACACAAgtaaaaagccttttgaatgctccaaATGTGGGAAGGGATTCTGTCAGAGCAGCcatcttcaaaatcatctaagaaCCTACTCAGGGGAGAAGCCTCTTGAATGCTCCAAGAGTTCAAATAGATTCACTCAGAGTGACACTCTTCAAAATCCTCTGAGAACCCAAACAGGGGAGAATGCTTTTGAACACTCAGATGTAAAGAGCGATTCCATCAgtgtggcaatcttcaaaagtgTTGAAGAATCTACACAAATGGAAAGCAGGTAA